The window GAGGgagaatgcatgcagaggcaaTGCCACGGCAGCatgaggcgaagaagaaagcacgGGGAGcgaaaggggaaacgaaaacgcagcgGCGGCCTTGCGTgtgcgacagagagagactctgTCCCCCACGACGACTACACTACACCGCACCAGAAGCCAAAAAGACATGCTAGAGTGACACGTagaaacacgagaggaaaTGGGCACGCAGATGGGCTTAGAGTGGGAAGCGACTCGCCTTTGTCGATTCGAGCCGAGCTCCTTTTGAAGCCGGGAAACAGATCCAGTTGAACACCATGTATTAATATAACAAAGATAATCCGGGTAATCTGGGATCCTTCGTGAGCCGTCGTTTTTACCTGAAAaggtttcgccttctttgttCGCAGCGCCGCCTGGAGCCGCCTCTCCCGAAGTCGCCTCGTCGTTCTCCGTGGCGCCCGTCGCGGGCGCTGACGCAGCAACGCCTCCCGTCAGCACCGGGCCTTGATAGAGACAGCAGGTGTGGTCCAAAGcgcacgagagagcggggaatCAGATGaacgtctttcttttcgggaaagcggaaaagacagatgcttcctctcgcgtgtctctgtgtccgATGACGTATCGATGCCTCGTGCATCTCGTCGGCCATCCAGACACCTCTCGCCGCAGATCAAATTGGGGAGATCCAGCAACACGCGACACACGTCCCCACCTTCCGCACATATCCAGATTTCATCGACGAAAGCAAAGAGGTGGCATTCCTCGGTGGACAGACACAGGATGTGTGCAAAGGCCAAGACAAAGCGTGGGACGAATCCGTCTCCAAAACTTACCCATGACGGCACCCAGCTTCTCCATGATCGAGAGCTCTTTATCGAGAGGCCTGACGCGAACTTGCGGAACGAAAGCTACCTTTTTCTTGACGCGTCGTTCACCTGTCTTCTCAGGACTGCcactcttcttttcgtccttctcgccatcttctcttttcccgtcgccACGCTCCCCGTCGGCAGGAGgatcctctttctcgtctttaactttctttccttctttggcGGATCCAGACGAGATACTGAGGCCCTCGGAGGTTGACCGGCTCGCGCGAAGGACCAGGCAACTGCGCAACGGCGGAGGggcggcgtctctttcgccgccgtggcccgcgtcgctctctttcgcgtccgGGCCCCGCTCCTCACTGACCGCATTGACATCGCCCTCGGGCGCGACTGAAGCCAACGCCGGGGAGTCTGcctccagagaagacgcttccgcagtctccttcccttcggcTTTTACCTTCCCCGACTCCCGGCAGAGCGCCACAGACGCGGGCGAGACAGCGTCGACGGACTCCCTCGCTTCGGTCGCGGACGGAGAACTCGAGCATGCGGCCGGCGACTCTTCATCCTCGCGGCCACTGCGTGGTTCCTTTTCTGAGCCGTTCGCGTCGTCGGGGAGTCTCCCCACGTCGCTGTTCGacttcgcctccgcgtcttccccagCGGCCTCCTCCTGGACGCTTCCGActctcccctcgccctccgtctccgtcttctcgtccgcttcctcgccggaTTCGTCTGGTTCCTCGGTGCCCGCGTCCacgccgtctttctcttcgccctcttcccccCTTCGCAGCGCAACGGTGTAGTCCTCCTCTTTGTCCATCCAGGGCGTGTGCAGCTTTTGCGGAGCGAGTTGCAGGCGCGGGTCcgcggccgaggcggggTGCGCGGCAAAGGCGTGCCTTTGGAGACACGGAAATGTGCGAAAGACTTCCGCACAGAGGGGACAGTGGAAGTGGTACTTGCGCCCTCGCCGCGGGCCGCAGGAGAGCTTCCCGCCTTTTGAAACGCCTTGAGAcagggaggaaggcgaaggcggggccgagaccgacgaggaaacggcCCCAGCCGACGAACCCGATTCAGATACAGACCCCGTGCTCCCTGCCTTGAGTGAAAGGTCGTGCTGCACAACAAGCGAGACGCCACACCAAGGAGAGACATACACGAAAGAAACAGCCGCGCACAGACGCGTGGCTCTGTATCTTGTAGACGGTTCTACAGAAAACTAcacataaacatatatatatatatatatgtatgtgtatatggaTGCAACTGGATCTATACCGTATGCGAAAGACTCTTGCATGGCTCGCGTATCTCTGAACGCGGCGAAGCGTCGAAGAAGTGGACTTACGCGGCGTCTGCAGGGGAAACAGACATACCCCCCCAGACGTTGGCGTCTTCGCCAGTGGCACGTGAGGTAGTGCTGAAAGTTCGCCCAGTACGCGTCAGGGGGGTGAGCCTGCCGATCGCATAGAGGACACTCGTAGCGAAGCcagtctttccttcccgaCAGAAGCTGCGTCTCTTCGAGGGCGTGGAAGCCTTCGATGCGCACGGGCAAGACCGCAGCTCGCACGAGTGCCGGGACCGTCAGAGCAGGGATGTTCTGCACTCCCTCGGCAGCGCGCCGCAGCTCTTCGTCCGTCATCGGCGGTCCCTCGCGGAAAACCGGTGTCTCCTGGtcttcttccggctcttcttccggctcttcgCTGCTCGACGACGTCGCGTCGTCCGTCGGGGAGACAGCGTCTGCGGGAGCTCCAGACGCGGGAGATTTCCCCACAGACGAGGGTGAAGACGGTCGTCTGTGGGCCGAGGCCGACGCGGTCGACGAAGTGTCTTTGGCGCGCGAAGagtcctcctcctcttcctcgtccagGCACGAGCCCGCCGtccgcgggtgtctctccacgtaggagacagcggagccgCGACGCGCGCCGGTTTGCCCCGCCGCCGGGTCCAGACTGCGgcctccgcgtttcctcttcggtCCTGCAGTCGAAGGCAAAGCGCGGGGAGGCGACACGCGTCGTCCAGTTTTCGCGTTCACGCCGCCTTGAATCTGGCGTTTCGCCTgcgcctcgctgcctgcttgctcctgtttgtctccctcgctctttccgACCTCGAGGCGTCTTCCAGCAGGCGATGACGGGTTACGCGCCTCAGCGCCCAGCCGCCCGCGGCCTCGGCTTGGCCTCGCGCGCaccggaagcgagagactgCGACTCGCTTTATCTGTCCCTTCCTCCTTGTCTGGTTCGGCGTCGAgagcctcttctctgtctttccgaCCCCGCTGCGTAGGCCCCGTCCCCACACcgacagcgagcgaggcgacggcctTCTTAtctgcgcctttcttccgaTGCGTAGAAGACTCATCTTTCcgctcctgcctcgcttcctttctcccgccgctccgttcgtcgccttcccgacCCCGCTTTCGCTCCAGTAGCATCCGAGCCTGCTGCGCGAAGGCCGCTGCAAAGAGAGCGGCCGTTTCGCCCGAGCGTTGCCCGAGAAGGGACGACGCGAcggcgggagaagggagagacggggccgGCAGAGAGTCGCCAGAGGCGCCGGACGGGTGCTGTCGCGGGGCAgcgagaccgagagaagaggagagcgacaaaAGTCGGTGACGCAGGTCAGCCGGGCCGATTTGAGGTCCAGGAGAGGccgaacgagaaggcgaagaaggaaatccCGCCTTTCTGCTGGCCGCGCCTCCCAGTCCTGAGCCCAGCGAAGAcgcaagagacgcgaggagacgctggGTGGCCGAGTCGGCCGCAGACCCGCCCGCTGGCGGTGCCGGAGGCGGCGATGCCGGGCGACCGGCAAAtggcgcagaagcgagagacgtcGGGGCAACGCCTTTCTCCCGAAGGAGCcgctggagaagcgcggcTACTCGCGAAACGCCCGGTGCGCCTGGTTCAccctctcggcctcgcaAACTCTCCAACAGAAGCCGCGCCGTGGCGACCTgctgaggaggcagagagggtggcggcgagacaggagccGTCAcggccgctgtctccgctgtggGAGGAGACTGGACGGGAGGGACAGAGGCGCTCGGAGTGGCgctgagaggaggaaaaggagctAAAGACGATGGATTCGGCCCGCCCGAGGACCCTGGAGCCGAGTAcgtggaaggagacaccgcggaATGCCCTTGAGACtgagcggagagaagcgcagatCGGAAGAGCTGCGCCAGCAGCGCGTCGTTGCCTGTCCCCAGCGAGGGGCCGCGCCCtggaacgaggaaggaaggcggcgaggaaggcgaaggagacggaggaaatGACGAAGGACGAACActcgaggcagacgcagggggagacgaagcaggggcagaagaagaggggagagaagaagaggggagagaagaagaggggagagaagaagaggggagagaagaagaggggagagaagaagagggcgttGTGTCTCCTAGAGCAGGTGCACAGCTGGAGGGAGACATCGAAGGGAGATGGGGAGCCAAACCCCTGGGCCCGAAAGCAGGGATCTCTCCGCGGGCGTTCCCGTGCAGAGCCTGGAGAAGCAGACGGAGCTGCTTCGCCGCATCGGGCTCTACGACCGCAGTCGCGCCTCCAGAAGCGGGCTGGCCTTCCAGCGGCGACCGAGGGATCAGAGAGGCCAGAGGCCCAGAAGCCTGCGCAGAGGGAGGAGGGTGTCTCGCGccgcggagagggagagaggacggtcGAGGGACGGGCGTCTGCGTGGGAGGCGAAGATACCGGCGCAGGGCCCGCCTTCGTGTTGGACGATGGAGCCGCGCTGCCTGGCGTGAGGGCGTCCGAAGACGAGCAAGGCGGCCGGTCTCCATCCTGTTTCAGGCGCATCTGTTGCTGAAGAAAAAGCTGAAGAAGCATCTGAGCCGATGGGCTGATGCTGtttcccctcgcctcgccaACCCCGGAGACTGTCCCCCGACCTCCGGAGGCTGGACCCCCAGAGGCTGCGCCTCCAGGGAGACTCCCCAGGGAGACGGAACGCGCCGGGTGCTGAGACGAGTCGTTTCCCACGGCGTGTGCGAGGCCAACAGGTACATTTTTCTGTCCCGTGGCTTCGCCGCCAAGGAACTGTGCCTCGTCAGCTGCATCTTGCGATAGAGGCCGAGCGGCCGATgtcggaggcagagacgcaagagGTGGAGtggggagacaggcagacgcCGCGAGGGTTTGACGCAGGCTCTCctgacgcgagagaaggagacgaagctgcTGAGGAGAGACCGACGGCTGCGCCGGGGGACAAGGGACAGAACGGGGCGACTCTGAAGCGTGGCGTCGCGCCAGAGTTTGCAACTCTTGGAGGCGCTGCGCAAGCGAGGAGTCTCCCTGCATGGTGGAAGGGACAAAGGTGAAAAGGAACCGAAGGGGAGGAGAGTCCTCGCGCGCTGCCTGCTAGCTCCGCCCAGCCATCTCGGGGCAGAGACAACTAATCCTTACCAATGGGCTttccggctgtctcgcgcgttttcccgctcGGAAGACAATGTGGGATTTGCACAcggcagaagggagaaaccACTGAGACGAGAACTGCCTGTCTCGGCAGCCGCTCCCGGTGGGACAGTCACACACAAATTGTGGGAGACTGTGTGTTCGAGCGGCCACGAACACGCACAGCCACGAagcgtctcgttttcctccgcgagagacggcgccacgaaaaacgacagagaaaactCCCTCTCCGCTCACGCGTTCCTACA is drawn from Neospora caninum Liverpool complete genome, chromosome X and contains these coding sequences:
- a CDS encoding putative mitochondrial carrier domain-containing protein — translated: MQGDSSLAQRLQELQTLARRHASESPRSVPCPPAQPSVSPQQLRLLLSRQESLRQTLAASACLPTPPLASLPPTSAARPLSQDAADEAQFLGGEATGQKNVPVGLAHAVGNDSSQHPARSVSLGSLPGGAASGGPASGGRGTVSGVGEARGNSISPSAQMLLQLFLQQQMRLKQDGDRPPCSSSDALTPGSAAPSSNTKAGPAPVSSPPTQTPVPRPSSLPLRGARHPPPSAQASGPLASLIPRSPLEGQPASGGATAVVEPDAAKQLRLLLQALHGNARGEIPAFGPRGLAPHLPSMSPSSWRGPSLGTGNDALLAQLFRSALLSAQSQGHSAVSPSTYSAPGSSGGPNPSSLAPFPPLSATPSASVPPVQSPPTAETAAVTAPVSPPPSLPPQQVATARLLLESLRGREGEPGAPGVSRVAALLQRLLREKGVAPTSLASAPFAGRPASPPPAPPAGGSAADSATQRLLASLASSLGSGLGGAASRKAGFPSSPSRSASPGPQIGPADLRHRLLSLSSSLGLAAPRQHPSGASGDSLPAPSLPSPAVASSLLGQRSGETAALFAAAFAQQARMLLERKRGREGDERSGGRKEARQERKDESSTHRKKGADKKAVASLAVGVGTGPTQRGRKDREEALDAEPDKEEGTDKASRSLSLPVRARPSRGRGRLGAEARNPSSPAGRRLEVGKSEGDKQEQAGSEAQAKRQIQGGVNAKTGRRVSPPRALPSTAGPKRKRGGRSLDPAAGQTGARRGSAVSYVERHPRTAGSCLDEEEEEDSSRAKDTSSTASASAHRRPSSPSSVGKSPASGAPADAVSPTDDATSSSSEEPEEEPEEDQETPVFREGPPMTDEELRRAAEGVQNIPALTVPALVRAAVLPVRIEGFHALEETQLLSGRKDWLRYECPLCDRQAHPPDAYWANFQHYLTCHWRRRQRLGGYVCFPCRRRHDLSLKAGSTGSVSESGSSAGAVSSSVSAPPSPSSLSQGVSKGGKLSCGPRRGRKYHFHCPLCAEVFRTFPCLQRHAFAAHPASAADPRLQLAPQKLHTPWMDKEEDYTVALRRGEEGEEKDGVDAGTEEPDESGEEADEKTETEGEGRVGSVQEEAAGEDAEAKSNSDVGRLPDDANGSEKEPRSGREDEESPAACSSSPSATEARESVDAVSPASVALCRESGKVKAEGKETAEASSLEADSPALASVAPEGDVNAVSEERGPDAKESDAGHGGERDAAPPPLRSCLVLRASRSTSEGLSISSGSAKEGKKVKDEKEDPPADGERGDGKREDGEKDEKKSGSPEKTGERRVKKKVAFVPQVRVRPLDKELSIMEKLGAVMGPVLTGGVAASAPATGATENDEATSGEAAPGGAANKEGETFSGTLIPLDFNRRGTRSATVAAMAAERERLSPASSPAAEGAASSPAFSSVSRGGRERGRAMAGAEAAAAEEVSHVEEKDGSSRAASGSGRGGRGRGGFPLSSDSQKDESSENAPAERKAAAPGETEQGRAACPNSEESEAQSGNSRGGGRGRSPVASPEHDSETAIPTQAPESLTQPGKDTASGGSPTASRGSGRGLCPAAGKGEGDASPGSPASRSPSSPSLEDGLSKEDEDLPPWKRRKRSLGGPSATGASSLVSPSAASALPTVSVTLPSSPRDKDSSLPSSPRSASPSSRRVCVSIAAAAAAAARARKLASPGRDVGAATACTPSVARRRQGEGSEIAQHVHAVTVSAEEKPAVSVDAGSLPVGQRRTSPRCNANNGVSPSSSAAPAPRESCEDGGKTRGKIGALQVPEETSPTSGQRTPGRSSGQVSPVGRRSRSGSPSPQRPPSPERRRGLRVEDRETEGRGGEEERDGNDEQRGRKEERGGTREREEKKEDAREGKEAKPMAKPKTKTAASSASGSGRASPDSKKEASEEKSASEIGPVDATGKQKKTGKKGEKAGHTKPRVVVSPSRTTLSGRGGRQRREHRHKLQQSRRINLSSSLLTRPPLRRRAKGKSRGDSRRASSPMSSPRARSREPERRPAGAPAPVSACDPALLSSSVLGSSVSSTGVETAGALRSTGRRHRDRSGDCRGRGQARASRLCLTSDFLDASPLFVRHGQNLSLQRLPSQPPAGVLCASRRQKRRPVSTRSDGVKPLAGDGGTPTGRAPLGGQRASKRQKRVTPDLASARERQDEKHGNGVGPGGKEENNSPRHKSLPSSPCYSFFSGAAEEREDRSRGGKARKEGEKGRDFEKLSQVVTRRSADAFLSGDGDLKAEASLSGGRRNSLGSEDDGARARLKRGREATSRLFASFPALSVSVLRSERGKAEREGGIENGERDGEDGIPDRTVARQKLLQAPSSAMPRRASC